The Alkalibaculum bacchi genomic sequence TAAAAAAAGTGGAAAATGAGTTTAACATGAAGCCTATATTCTTCATGGAATCAACTGGCGTGTATCATCTAACTCTTCTCCACTTTTTAAGAGATAACAAATTTGAAGCATTTGTTATCAACCCTCTTGTCACTAATTCTAACAAAAATAAGGACATAAGGAAAGTAAAAAGTGATAAAAGAGACGCCTTAAATATCGCCAAACTAGGAAAATATGATGATATAAGGGTTTCCTCTGATACAGATGTTATTGCATTTGAGTTTAAGCAACTAGTGCGTAATTATTATAGACTCATTGATAATCGTGCAGATTATAAAAAACAAATGAGCAGTTACCTTACCATTTACTTCAATGGATATAAAAAAGTATTCCGTAATATATGCTGTGATGCTTCCATTCGAATACTAAAAAAGTATCCCACTCCTAATACAATTCTAAATGCCCCCAAAGAAGATATCATTAATCTTTTGCTTCAATCTAAAAAGGGCATGTCATGGAGTGAAGAAAAATACAGACAGCTCATCAAATGTGCTGATGAAGCCACTTTTATAAGTGTACCTTCTTGCATCTTTGATACATCACTACAAAGTTTCATTACACTTTACGAGTTAGTCGATGATGAAGTAAATAGCATTCTCTCATCTATTAAAGCATTTATTAAAAGCGGTAATTTACCTAGTAGTTATGCAAAGAACATTTCTTTGCTCCAGTCAATAACTGGTATTGGGTTTATTTGCGCAGTAACCTTAGTAGCTGAAATAGGATCTTTTGAGAAATTTAAAAGTCCTAAACAACTTGTAGGATTTATAGGAATAGACCCAGCTGTAAATGAGTCTGGTGAATTTAAAGGGGATAGGGTGAAGATGAGCAAACGGGGCTCTCGCTATGCTAGAAGAGCTTTATTCGCTGCTACTCTAACGGCTATCCGAACCAAAAATAACGTACCTGAAAATCCAGTTATTCATGAATACTACAAAGTAAATTTAAAAGGTAAGAAGAAAAAGGTAGCCTTAGTTGCTGTAATGCACAAACTCACTAAATATTTATTTGCTGTGATGAGAGATCAGAAACCTTACACAATTCAAAATCCAAAAGAACATCAAGTATTGTTCTTAAAAAATCATCATCTCACCGCAGCATAATTTCAAACATCACTTTTTATAGTTAACTTTTCCATTGTTCGTGTTT encodes the following:
- a CDS encoding IS110 family transposase; translation: MSKYLNSTIVGIDVASEFSYVAILCPDGHEYRKPFKLVHTRNGFNYLLETIKKVENEFNMKPIFFMESTGVYHLTLLHFLRDNKFEAFVINPLVTNSNKNKDIRKVKSDKRDALNIAKLGKYDDIRVSSDTDVIAFEFKQLVRNYYRLIDNRADYKKQMSSYLTIYFNGYKKVFRNICCDASIRILKKYPTPNTILNAPKEDIINLLLQSKKGMSWSEEKYRQLIKCADEATFISVPSCIFDTSLQSFITLYELVDDEVNSILSSIKAFIKSGNLPSSYAKNISLLQSITGIGFICAVTLVAEIGSFEKFKSPKQLVGFIGIDPAVNESGEFKGDRVKMSKRGSRYARRALFAATLTAIRTKNNVPENPVIHEYYKVNLKGKKKKVALVAVMHKLTKYLFAVMRDQKPYTIQNPKEHQVLFLKNHHLTAA